From the Trifolium pratense cultivar HEN17-A07 linkage group LG4, ARS_RC_1.1, whole genome shotgun sequence genome, the window TTTGATCCCATCGTTTTCTGCATGCATCACCAGACCTATGCTCAAGTAGCTCGTCCCACTCTACCTCCTCCATGCAGCAAGCATCCAAAGTATATAAAGCATCTATCAAGCGGAAATCGTCAGTATCACACCATTCACCACGAGTAACCATTATTGATGTTAACTCCTCATACCACTTCTTGCAGCAATATGCACTGTTTCGGGTTTCCAATTTGTGACCAATTGCCTCCCAACAAATATTATCTCGCAACATACCATGTTGTGATTTTCTATAAGGCTCTAAAGACCTTGTGCGCAGATCCATGtttactaaattaaataaagtttgatACTCCTCTTGTGACCAATGTCCAAATCTTGCTTTCTCATATTTTAATCTACGCCATACATCTTTTACCTGATCTCGACTTTTACCCAAAGCATCAGCTATTAGCCTCCAATCAGGTCCATGTTGCTCATAGGACTTCCGTATAAATTCAAGCTCATCAGGTGTCCACTTACATCTCCCAACATTTTCCAACAAAGCATGAGCACGTTTATACACACTATAGTGTGGCCTATGAGGTAGGGCTCGTGCAATTTCTTTCCAACAGCCTCTAACCTCACTGTGTGATGCGGCATGAAGAACCTTATCAAGACCTTCTTCACCCAGACCATGAGAATCTATATAGGCAAAAACAGATGCTTTGAGTGTCTCATCTTCTTCAGGTGTAAACCTTTTCCCACGCACTAAGCCATCACAACAAAACGTCTCTACTTCATCAGAAAAAGTTACTCGTTTGGGTTTCCCATCATTGTTTTTAAACTTGCTAGACTCCTTATGTTTACTTTCTTCActtagtttctttttcttcatcttcttgtcTTGCTCACCATCTTCACATTCATTGCTTCTAGAGTCATTAGACTCATTAAGTGTGTTTCCTTCCATTAGTTTCCGcttctttttcatcttcttccctTCGTCGTCTTCACATTCATTGCTTTTGAACTCATTACGCTCCTTATGTTTACTTTCTTCACttagtttctttttatttttcttcatcttcttgtcTTGCTCACCGTCTTCACCTCCATTGCTTCCAAATTCATTACACTCCTTCAGTGTGTTTCCTTCAATTAGCTTATgcttttttttcatcttctttcctTGGTTATCATCTTCACATCCATTGCTTTCGAACTCCTTATGTTTTCTTTCTTCACTtagtttcttcttctttttcttcacctTTTTGTATTGCTTGCCATCTTCATCTACATTGCTCCTAAAGTCATTACACTCCTTCGGTGTGTTTCCTTCAATTAGCATTTGCTTCTTTTTTATCTGCTTTCCTTGGTTATGATCTTCACATTCGTTGCTTTTCAACTCCTTATACTCCTTATCTTTGCTTTCTTCACTCggtttcttctttttatttttcttcttgccCTGCTTGCCATCTTCACTTTTATTGCTTTCGACCAAATGTTGATTGTAATTACTTTTGGCCAAAGGAAGATCATCAACTGCATTGCTTTCAGACATATATGAATCACCTCTGTTGGTTTCACCCTCTTTGTCTTcagttcttttgtttttcttgctcGGAGTCTCCATCTTCGTTATGTGCCCCTCTCCTCCAATGACAGCAGAATAAACACCTTCATTATAGAACACAACATGGTTATAAAACATTTCTTTAAAAGTAACAGAGTAATagcaaaaacataaaataattgagaaaatcaataatacaaaattaAGTTGAGTTATTATAGATGTCCATAAGTTACCATGAATCTTCTATTCTCACATTTCATCAATCACTCAAACATAGATTTTCTGTACAACTCATACTATTACTAATATCATCTTGATAGCAATAACAAACCAAGAACCATTGCCCACACCAAATTATTAATGTCCAGGATCAATCATGAGATGTTGTCTAACTTCCCAGAACTTATGAATTACATTTAATGAACCGTCTAATCTATTATATATTAAACTCAACTGTAATACAGAGTAACCCACCCTTCAAACACTAGTAACTTactaaagtataaaaaaatttaagttaaatTTTATGAACCATATCATATAACTATCGATCAAACTTAGGTATATCAACTATACAGATTAGTACCATACTACAAGATTAGTACCATAGCATTTTTCTGtaaattcaaattccaaaaaatataactaaaacatcatttatcattcAAACACTACCAGATACAATCTAAATTCTACATCTAGCAAGTAATTTAGGTATATCAACTATACAGATTAGTACCATACTACAAGATTAGTACCATAGCATTTTTCTGtaaattcaaattccaaaaaatataactaaaacatcatttatcattcAAACACTACCAGATACAATCTAAATTCTACATCTAGCAAGTAATTTAGGTATATCAACTATACAGATTAGTACCATACTACAAGATTAGTACCATAGCATTTTTCTGtaaattcaaattccaaaaaatataactaaaacatcatttatcattcAAACATCTACCAGATATTAATTTTCATTCCTACATCTAGCAAGTAGCAACAAAAAAGGCCAAAATAAAAACCTAATTAAATGTAAGATTATACAAATGAAACATAAACATATCTATTTCTTAGAACTGAGAAAATCAATGAAAAAACATAACAGCAAGCATATAGTACCAAATTTAGTATCAAACAACAAAAGGGTTTGAGATTAGAAATAACCGCAACCAAAAATGGAAGAAGTCACGTGATAAAAATGATcgcgaaaagaaaaaaagaaaaaaaaaagagttcaaGATTCTAACCAGAATCGCCGTTGTTGGAATCGGCGTTGGAGCTCTAGTGGCTGCTGGCAAGACCTATGACAATTGTGCCGCCATTCGCAAATTTTGCTTACCATAAAGAATTGTCATTCATGTACAGGGATTACTCTCCCGTCGATGAAcctttaattataaaaataaataaatataagaattaaatacaaagttgaaaataggagaaaataaatgacattttttttatccgTAAAAAGAAAgacatttttttagaaataaatTAGAATTTATTTTAGGGTAAATAGGCTTTtaccctgcaaaataggcgaatTTTGCTTTAtcctgcaaattttttttttgacattaccccctgcaatttGAAAATTTCTTGCCTTTAGCCCCTGGTTGCACAACAAGCGGGTCACATGGACAAAATCTTGACATGGCACGTACACGTGGTAtttatctaatttttatttatttttaattcacacCAATTGTACAAGTGGAATTTAcctattttctttaaaaaaaaaatcaagataatcatatatatatatatatatatatatatatatatatatatatatatatatatatatatatatatatatatatatatatatatatatatatattattttaaataaaaacaaattaattgtcaaaaaaaaaaactgcagaAACGTTCATCTCTTTTCTCAAATCACCATAACCTTTCTTCATCTACTTCTTGAAACTCTTCACCGTCATTTTGAAACCCTTAGCCGAAACTGACAGAAACATTCATCTCCTCTCAAATAATCAGGAATTAAAACTCTTCACCGTCATCTTGAAATCCTTTACCGGCAATTGAATCTCTTCTCTCGGATCGCCTTCGTTTTTGTCATTCACAGAAGCAGCCCAGAAAATtaaattcatcaaaatcaaacctTCATAGGTAAACCCAGATATGGGGttgattttggaaatttttcttttaattatgcCCTGAAAATTGTGTGAGGTTTGTGGAGATGATGAAAGTTTAGAGGTTGGGGTTGGCGTTCATAATCATGGTGATAATTTTGATGATGGAGTTACATGTTTTGATGATGATAATTCTCAGTTCTTCTCTAATCTCTCTCAATATtgcaaaactttttttttaatttagaaggaaaaaaagtttctttatcGTATATTATGATTTTGGTTTTGGTGTAGCactatttgatcacttaatcgtCCCTTGAATTTCCCCTAAAACCTATAATAACTAAGTGTTAGTTGGGTTTGTTCCATGAATTTCTGGGGTtttgttatgatttttggcTTTGTGCCATGGAACCTTTGCATTGGAAGAAGAAGGAGGATGAGGATGAAAGATGGAAGAAGATGATCAATTGGTTTTAACTTCCtgatttttattgaattggTTTTAACTTAACTCagattactattttttttagtaaataaaaaagaactaaacaaattatatattcgaaaaaaaaactaaacaaattatttatattatgaggcattaatttttttaaaaaaaaatggtaaattCCACGTGTACAATTGAcgtggcaattaaaaataaacaaaaaaaataaataaataccacGTGTACATGCCATGTCAAGATTTTGTCCATGTCACCCGCTTGTTGTGCAACCAGGGGCTAAAGGCAAGAAATTTTCaaattgcaggggggtaatgtcaaaaaaaatatttgcagggggtaatgcaaaattcgcctattttgcaggggggtaaacacctatttaccctttatttTATTGGAACAAAATTCATTTGTTATCGATACATTGATCATTCTTTTGGAATAGATTGGTCATCAATACATTCCGCAAAATCTCTATTTATTCTCACGGAActtgtgtttttactaatatattatgtatctatttttttaataattttacgggttatattcatattaatacgagaacctacttttttttgttatatctactgaccttatatttttactcatatattaataaagttgtatatatttttaataatgttaTACTCATTTATTAATACggggacataatcttttgtgtgaattctgagatttttcctcttattaataaagtttcctgatctttaataattacacttttggtcccttatttttattttaggtttcaagttggtctcttatcttttaaaagtttcaagttggtctcttatcttttttgcaggtttcaagttggtccctctcgttaaatttttcactattactgttaaatttggacacgtggcAAACGGAAACCACACTTGGACAGATGACATGTGTTtcagaaagttgcgattttagccccctatgtttcaaaataacaCTTTTAATCCATATCCTTAACTCTTTTTGCAAAAGGcaaattttgaccaagtcaatgtCAATGTGGCAAGttacttaagtgactcagctttttttttcatataattaaaaaagGGAATGGAATAGCCACGTTTGATAATTTCTCAAATAAAACTTACCATACTTGCTCATTGAAGCTAGAAATTCATTCTTTGAAATGTTAGTCCTAAATAGGGTTGTCAATTTTCATATGGTGGAACGGATTCCCGCGGGGATTGCCCCGTTCAGAGTTCCGAAAACAGAGATTTTATTCTCGTGGGGATGGGGATGGAGGCACCCCCCGCAGGCACTTCAGGACGGGGATCGGGGACGAAGCATTCGTGCCCCGAATCCGTCCATATATGATTATGCATACTTTGCTATGGAATATTTTGGCTGTTAgattttgtatgattattagtagccaaatgtttttgcaatgttttttggttatgaatgtgttatgtgttgtttttatttatctaaaaagaaagatgcaaaatatttattttttgaaataagagagaaaaaaataacgTCATAATACTGTCATTATTTGAccgaaaaatatagaaattttgttaatatttgataTCCGTGGATCTCCACATGAACCGTGGGGATCTGTGGGGATGGGGTGGGGACGGGGATGGAGGCAAAATCTCCTCCGCATAAACTTTGGGGCGGGGAACGGGGAAGCTTCCCCCGCACATTCCCCGCCCCGTTGACATCCCTAGTCCTAAATATATGCTGCTTCATGACAAGATACATATCAGCTCCACAACTCAATCTTTTCCTATGGTTCcatcaaattttcaaaagattATGAATCTTAATTCACTGATCAAGTCAACTAGCAGGAGACAACGATTGCTGAGAATTAAGACACTAGCGATTTCGCAAAGGATAAGAAATAAAATTCTGACTCAAGTCCATATATTAATACCGCATACTTTTAGCCATATTCTCCAATTACATGTTTTAGATTCCAAGCTTCAAGCTTTCTAAATGTGGCTATGTAATTATGTTAAGCTTTGGTTCATAAAGTTACAAAATAAGTGCAGTTTTCTAATAGTCTTTATGTCTgatttttgtgtaatttttggCAGCCTCTGCAGAACTTGTTACTCTTTCAATATCTTGTCGTTGTGCTTGAAAGCGATTTTCTACCTCGTAATGGTGGTATAAAGTTGAATGAAATTTCTGGCATTGCCAATTTGCCATTACTTGAACCACTTGTGAATTCTAAGTAACTGTTCTGTTGCAGCCACTATGAACTGGAGCTTGCAGAGGGAATCTTTACTCTACATGTTACTTGTAATTCACTATAAGATTCTACATGACTAACTAATCAACAATTAACCATGTTGGTCAGTTTTATGTGAATGCTAATACTCTTCTTTCCACATGTTATGTTGAGATCTTGTGCATCTTGATTCCACtgcattgatttttttttcattctgtTGTTTCAGAAACATATATCTTGATCTAGTTTTTACAGGGATCTAGGAAAATAAACTACAAAAGTTTGGTGAAAGATTGCATGGAAGTTATCTGATTGAAGTAGGCAATCTTGTATTTTGGTGCATTTGGTACAGAACACCTTTGGTGGACATTATTCTGGATGATCTAGCTTACAACCAAGATAATGTCCCTCATTTTCTTAAGGTTACTCCTGAAAACTGTCTCTCCACCCTTTCCCTCCCACCTTTCATCTGGCCAATTTCTTAGTGTGTGGTTGTTGCATGTTTTTCCTTTAAAACCCTTTTCTGTCTGATCAAGATGTGAAACAAACCAATCTCCCATTAATGATATGATGGTTATGATGGTTTACCATTATTTACAAAAATGACGTAAACAAAAGATAAGGACTAAATCGTTACCTGAAATTAAGTTAAGGGACTAAAGATGTAATTTTGCCTACATTTTACCTATGCTGTTACTAGTCAACTTTCCAAATTGCAATGTTAAGTCATATTTTGAGGAAGTTATCTTGTTGCTAACAGTTTCTTCTGCATTTCATGAGAACTGATGTAGATCTTCAGCGAGCCTAAATGGAAGCTGGAAATAGTTGTGCAGTATCTTTGTAAATACATAACTAAGGTAATCAACAACTTGGCTGTTTGAAAAGGGAGACTCTCTTGGTACTAGGCCAGTAGCTTTTAATAACTTCGACCtttttttaatgcaaaattGCAGCCTTCTGCTCGCACTCGTCGATCAAATGGTTTTACTGAAGATACAACATTTGACGGGGCTTTGAAATGCTTTTCAAATAAAACCGGCACTAAgagcataataaaaaaaaattgtgcagATGTAGTTCAGTTGCTTTTGGCTCATGGTTTTCAGGTAAACTGTCTCTATTCAACAAATCAATGCACAATATATATTGATTTGAACAACATACATAAACTTATGACAGCGACTAGGAACTCAATAATTGCTGaggatattttcttttttgctcCCTATTCCTTTATTTCCACTTCTTCTACATTCAGACACTGTAATCAGTAATCACCTTGATATAGGTCTGCAATCTACATTATTACAGCGAATTTCCATTTCTATCCTTTGTTATATTTCTGTTATTTATTACTTGTCATAAACTGTATGAGGAGCTTCTAAATTTAGTTCTTTCTTTAGAAATTAGAATGGATTTTTACTGGTTTTCAGGCTCAATTGTCAATATTGTCAGAAAGAAATGCAAATGACAACATTGGTGGAGATGGAGAAGAAGGAGCTGGTGCTCTTGTAGATTTGTG encodes:
- the LOC123924208 gene encoding RNA polymerase I termination factor-like yields the protein METPSKKNKRTEDKEGETNRGDSYMSESNAVDDLPLAKSNYNQHLVESNKSEDGKQGKKKNKKKKPSEESKDKEYKELKSNECEDHNQGKQIKKKQMLIEGNTPKECNDFRSNVDEDGKQYKKVKKKKKKLSEERKHKEFESNGCEDDNQGKKMKKKHKLIEGNTLKECNEFGSNGGEDGEQDKKMKKNKKKLSEESKHKERNEFKSNECEDDEGKKMKKKRKLMEGNTLNESNDSRSNECEDGEQDKKMKKKKLSEESKHKESSKFKNNDGKPKRVTFSDEVETFCCDGLVRGKRFTPEEDETLKASVFAYIDSHGLGEEGLDKVLHAASHSEVRGCWKEIARALPHRPHYSVYKRAHALLENVGRCKWTPDELEFIRKSYEQHGPDWRLIADALGKSRDQVKDVWRRLKYEKARFGHWSQEEYQTLFNLVNMDLRTRSLEPYRKSQHGMLRDNICWEAIGHKLETRNSAYCCKKWYEELTSIMVTRGEWCDTDDFRLIDALYTLDACCMEEVEWDELLEHRSGDACRKRWDQMVQHLGEHARKPFMEQVEVLTKRFCPDLLEARETFDNKPVIC
- the LOC123922219 gene encoding negative regulator of systemic acquired resistance SNI1-like; this encodes MEEDDQLPLQNLLLFQYLVVVLESDFLPRNATMNWSLQRESLLYMLLGSRKINYKSLVGNLVFWCIWYRTPLVDIILDDLAYNQDNVPHFLKIFSEPKWKLEIVVQYLCKYITKPSARTRRSNGFTEDTTFDGALKCFSNKTGTKSIIKKNCADVVQLLLAHGFQAQLSILSERNANDNIGGDGEEGAGALVDLCQAFISAFDSLRKDVLFTAATAISMQS